The Denitrificimonas caeni genome has a segment encoding these proteins:
- the rplV gene encoding 50S ribosomal protein L22 → MEVAAKLSGANLSAQKARLVADQIRGMKVGEALNLLNFSSKKAAGIIKKVLESAIANAEHNEGADVDDLTVSTVFVNEGRSLKRIMPRAKGRADRIVKRSCHITVKVADK, encoded by the coding sequence ATGGAAGTAGCAGCTAAGTTATCAGGCGCTAACCTTTCCGCTCAGAAAGCTCGCTTGGTCGCAGACCAAATTCGCGGGATGAAAGTGGGCGAAGCGCTGAACTTATTGAATTTCAGCAGCAAAAAAGCTGCCGGAATCATCAAGAAAGTGTTGGAGTCTGCGATTGCTAACGCTGAACATAACGAAGGCGCTGACGTAGATGATTTAACAGTCTCTACAGTTTTCGTTAACGAAGGTCGTTCGCTAAAGCGCATCATGCCTCGTGCCAAAGGCCGAGCTGATCGCATCGTCAAGCGGTCTTGCCATATCACTGTCAAGGTTGCCGACAAGTAA
- the rpsS gene encoding 30S ribosomal protein S19, producing the protein MSRSLKKGPFIDLHLLKKIEVAVETNDRKPVKTWSRRSMILPQMVGLTIAVHNGRQHVPVLVSEDMVGHKLGEFSATRTYRGHVADKKGRR; encoded by the coding sequence GTGTCACGTTCTCTTAAGAAAGGTCCTTTTATCGATCTTCACCTTCTAAAGAAGATCGAAGTGGCGGTGGAAACGAATGATCGTAAACCAGTGAAAACTTGGTCGCGTCGTTCGATGATCCTGCCGCAGATGGTTGGTTTAACCATCGCAGTTCATAACGGTCGTCAGCATGTCCCAGTTCTAGTGAGCGAAGATATGGTCGGTCATAAACTCGGCGAATTTTCTGCTACGCGTACCTATCGTGGTCACGTTGCAGATAAGAAAGGCAGACGCTAA